A window of Streptomyces marispadix contains these coding sequences:
- a CDS encoding ABC transporter substrate-binding protein has product MQKKQIRTTLVAGIGILGALSLSACGAADTSSSGGKDDKVVLAEPSWVGAQANAAVVKKLMEDELDVKVEAKQMDEPVAFDALDSGKADAILEDWHGVPKKQKKYVDEKKTVVSGGDLGVVGHIGWFVPKYYADKHPDIKNWKNLNKYAKDFRTSESGDKGHFIGAAPSYSQHDKELIKNLKLDYKHIPSGAEAAQLKEIQRLYNAKKPFLTYWWEPQWMNNKIDMTEIELPKYTPGCEEPPAKAKCGYETNQLEKFLNADFAKGNSDAAKFIKNFKWTTKDQNEVAGNIAGKKMKPEDAAEKWIKANKSTWEKWLPKK; this is encoded by the coding sequence ATGCAGAAGAAGCAGATACGCACCACACTCGTCGCCGGTATCGGAATCCTCGGCGCCCTCTCCCTCAGCGCGTGCGGCGCCGCCGACACCAGCAGCAGCGGAGGCAAGGACGACAAAGTCGTGCTCGCTGAACCTTCCTGGGTAGGCGCGCAGGCCAACGCCGCCGTCGTGAAGAAGCTCATGGAGGACGAACTCGACGTCAAGGTCGAGGCCAAGCAGATGGACGAGCCGGTCGCCTTCGACGCGCTCGACAGCGGCAAGGCCGACGCCATCCTCGAGGACTGGCACGGCGTACCGAAGAAGCAGAAGAAGTACGTCGACGAGAAGAAGACCGTCGTCTCCGGCGGCGACCTCGGAGTCGTCGGTCACATCGGCTGGTTCGTGCCGAAGTACTACGCGGACAAGCACCCCGACATCAAGAACTGGAAGAACCTCAACAAGTACGCGAAGGACTTCCGCACGTCGGAGAGCGGCGACAAGGGCCACTTCATCGGTGCCGCCCCGTCGTACTCGCAGCACGACAAGGAACTGATCAAGAACCTCAAGCTGGACTACAAGCACATCCCCAGCGGTGCCGAGGCGGCGCAGCTCAAGGAGATCCAGCGGCTCTACAACGCCAAGAAGCCGTTCCTCACCTACTGGTGGGAGCCGCAGTGGATGAACAACAAGATCGACATGACCGAGATCGAGCTGCCGAAGTACACGCCGGGCTGTGAGGAGCCGCCGGCGAAGGCCAAGTGCGGCTACGAGACGAACCAGTTGGAGAAGTTCCTCAACGCCGACTTCGCCAAGGGCAACAGCGACGCCGCGAAGTTCATCAAGAACTTCAAGTGGACCACCAAGGACCAGAACGAGGTCGCGGGCAACATCGCCGGCAAGAAGATGAAGCCGGAGGACGCGGCCGAGAAGTGGATCAAGGCGAACAAGTCCACGTGGGAGAAGTGGCTGCCGAAGAAGTGA